In Gadus morhua chromosome 9, gadMor3.0, whole genome shotgun sequence, the sequence aacttttttttatttggtgaatgctcagcgccaccgtaATACGATGGGGTTAAGCTCTTGAAACCTGATCAATTCAAGAGCTTAAAGAGCTAACTTAAAGAGAGAAAAACTTTGAAGACTATTTCGTAGTCCTTTTCTACTTGTATGCCCTTATtattgctttgtttgttttacattattttgCTCTGTGCAAGGAAAATCTGACGTTAAAGCAGTGCCTTACATTTTGAAGAGCTGATGAGGGGCTTTTTCTAGTCcaggtgtgttttgttttggtctCATGCATTCCTTTGACTGCTGGCTATTGCTATAGATCACAATGAAGGAGAACTATGAGGCTCAATCACAACACTATTTTATAAGAAAGTGGGGTGAGCCAAAATAGCTGATAACAGCTTTGAAAGTATATGATGGCAAACAAACATTGTGACAATTCTCATATTCTTCTCTCTAATGGTTGGTATAACTTGTTGTACTGTGGATGGAAAGTTACAATAAACCGTCTGAAGGGAAGCAGAAGGGATGTCAGTTTTTGTAGCTTTGTGGTTTTTGATTATGTTTCTTTTGAATTATGTCTGGGTTAAAAAATAGGTCAGAATGGCAAACCAACAAGGGGATTCAATTGTACAGCCAAAGTCGCAATAACTTTTTGTAGTGTAAAACTCTTCGTCAATGTTATTTATGGTAATCAAACAAACTTATTAAACCAAAATGACACATCATTTCATGATTACTGAATCCATTACTAACATTAAACCTAACATTTCATACTTCTATGTTTCAATAATGGatattctttttttctgtttattttataaaatgtaggaaaataaaatattggtGCAAAACCACAACAAGAACAGTTTGAAAGCCAGGAATGACCAATCAATTGCACTTAATTATCTTGGGTTTTATGATGTGTGACGTGGACATGGGTAGGTGTTTTTCTTCTCCAAACGGACATGATAAAAGCACACTGCTTCTTGCGCTGGCCTACTTTACTTCATAAAGAGGAGATACTGTCAGCACGTCCATCAGCCCCGCAACTACAAGAAATGCAATATAACAGGTATATCATCgttttgaatgtatttatttatatatatatatatatatatatatatatatatatatatatatatatatatatatatatgtaattgtttatacatgttttttattttttacaatcaTCTATTGTTGAAAGTCTGTAGATGTTTTGTGAAAATCCTATTTTGTGGGCTGTGAATTCTTTATTCATCTTTCAATTCATCAAGAATACAATAGAGATTACTTTCCAATATAAGACACTTCCATTGTTCTGTGTTGGTCCAGGGACCCAGACACTGTTGTGACTATCGTCAACCCTGTGGAGCATCCCAGTGACTATGTGGTATGGTCCATCTGCAGCTTCTTCCACGCAAACCCCTTTTGCCTCGGACTGTTGGCGCTGATCTTCTCATTCAAGGTAGGCCTTTGCTTTGTTATGCTTTAAAGATGCGGTAGATACGATTGAAGCGCTATACTTTGAGTGCAATTGGTTAGAAATATTATGCTTAAAATGTTTGCGAGCGAAATGCTCAGTGACAGGGTCTGTTCTGGTTACGCGCCTGGCTCTGTCATTTACATTTGAGCCCAGTGCTCTTCCAACTATTCGGGAAATAGGCCTACGTCTTGCTTGTCAACCTCAAACACTATCTCAATTGTGGACATAGGAAGGGAGCATGTAGGGTGTTTTTAGGGGTTGATTATTTTCAGAATCTTgaatttttcagtttttttctttGCAACACTGGAATCTTACATACAGCAACTTTATTGAAAAATCTAATGGCTGTAAATTCACATCACATTTTCGACGACATGGCCGTAGACCTCTATTTGAACATAGCATTCACTcgttcatcttttttttcttttctctttgtcGCAGGCAAGAGACATGAAGGTGACTGGAGACCTGCAGAGATCCAGGGAATACAGCAAGTGTGCTCTGGGCCTCAACGTGGCTGCGCTGATCATTATTATTTTGACTATCTTGAGTCTTGTAATTGTTTTGATGATAGTACCCGTTATAGCCCA encodes:
- the LOC115550594 gene encoding interferon-induced transmembrane protein 1-like; this encodes MIKAHCFLRWPTLLHKEEILSARPSAPQLQEMQYNRDPDTVVTIVNPVEHPSDYVVWSICSFFHANPFCLGLLALIFSFKARDMKVTGDLQRSREYSKCALGLNVAALIIIILTILSLVIVLMIVPVIAHYIWSQLLSVLP